The Candidatus Woesearchaeota archaeon genome has a segment encoding these proteins:
- the argH gene encoding argininosuccinate lyase, translating into MKLWQKEYTLDQAVEQFTVGDDYILDKELVFWDCLGSIAHAKMLKKIGILTSHEFDQLHRELITLAHLGSEGKVEITREQEDVHTAIEQQLTKKLDQLGKKIHTARSRNDQVLVDIRLYSKHMLLQIEEEILGLCETLFALTEQYQEVPVVGYTHMQKAMPSSIGLFFGAVLESMLDNLILFKAAYVLNNQSPLGSAAGYGVNFSINREFVAESLGFAKVQNNVMYVQNGRAKLEANIIFALSQVMHDLGKLSNDLLLFSMPEFGYVSLPEKFCTGSSIMPQKKNPDVLELTRAKASLLQGHLVQMISLMSKLPSGYNRDLQLSKKILIDAFITTKESIFIMNHLLKEIKIDADACVKSLTKEVFATDYANDLVKSGVPFREAYQTTAAMIQKIKITDPKRNIMGKTHTGAPGNLGLRKIRHALDEQIKIVQTEKKRFEKSIEKLL; encoded by the coding sequence ATGAAGCTTTGGCAGAAAGAGTATACCCTAGATCAAGCTGTTGAACAATTCACTGTTGGTGATGATTATATTCTTGACAAAGAATTAGTATTTTGGGATTGTCTAGGAAGTATTGCACATGCTAAAATGCTTAAGAAAATAGGTATTTTAACAAGCCACGAGTTTGATCAGCTCCATAGAGAATTGATTACTTTAGCGCATCTTGGCAGCGAAGGAAAAGTTGAGATAACACGCGAACAGGAAGATGTTCATACTGCTATTGAACAGCAATTAACCAAAAAATTGGATCAGTTAGGTAAAAAGATCCATACTGCCCGCTCGCGCAATGACCAAGTTCTTGTTGACATCAGATTATACTCAAAACATATGCTTTTGCAGATTGAAGAAGAAATTCTTGGATTGTGTGAAACATTATTTGCTCTGACTGAACAATACCAGGAAGTTCCTGTTGTCGGTTACACCCATATGCAAAAGGCAATGCCTTCTTCAATAGGATTGTTCTTTGGTGCAGTGCTTGAAAGTATGTTAGATAATTTAATCTTGTTTAAAGCTGCCTATGTATTAAACAATCAATCACCTTTAGGAAGCGCTGCTGGCTATGGAGTAAATTTTTCCATCAATAGAGAATTTGTTGCAGAGAGTTTAGGGTTTGCCAAAGTGCAAAACAATGTGATGTACGTGCAAAATGGAAGAGCAAAATTAGAAGCTAATATTATTTTTGCCCTCTCCCAAGTCATGCATGACTTGGGGAAATTAAGCAATGATTTATTACTCTTTAGCATGCCTGAATTTGGCTATGTAAGTCTGCCTGAAAAGTTCTGCACTGGCTCAAGCATTATGCCGCAAAAGAAAAATCCTGATGTTCTTGAATTAACGCGGGCAAAAGCATCTTTGCTGCAAGGGCACCTTGTTCAAATGATCAGTTTAATGAGCAAATTACCGTCAGGATATAATCGTGACTTGCAACTTTCTAAGAAGATACTGATTGACGCATTTATAACTACAAAAGAATCAATATTTATTATGAATCACCTTTTAAAAGAAATTAAAATAGATGCTGACGCGTGTGTGAAATCATTAACTAAAGAAGTTTTTGCAACTGATTATGCCAATGATTTAGTTAAAAGCGGCGTGCCATTCAGAGAAGCATATCAGACAACAGCAGCAATGATTCAGAAAATAAAAATAACAGATCCTAAACGGAATATTATGGGCAAGACTCATACAGGCGCCCCAGGCAATTTAGGACTGCGTAAAATACGCCATGCGCTTGATGAACAAATAAAAATAGTACAGACAGAAAAAAAGAGATTTGAAAAGAGTATTGAGAAACTTCTATAG